GGCCTGCAATTCCTGCTCGCATACACGTGGTCCAAGGCGATCGACGATGTGTCGTCGGTGGCCGGCTTCCTCGGCGACCAAAACCCCGGCTACACGAACAACAATCGCCGCGATCTGGACCGGTCCCTCTCAGCCACCCACACCCCGCACAACCTGGCGTTCAACTATCAGTGGGAGCTGCCGTTCGGCAAAGGCCGGCGATTCCTGAACGTGGGCGGCGTGGCGGACCAGGTGCTCGGCGGCTGGACGCTCAACGGCATCACGTCGATTCAATCGGGCTCGCCGATTTCGGTGGACTCGCGCAACAACACAACCGCCTCGCAGGGCGGCGGCCAGCGTCCCAACTCCACCGGGATCCAGAGCCAGACGCCAGGCAGCCCGAAGGATCGCATCTACGGCTGGTTCAACCCGGCCGCCTTCGCCGACGCGCCTCCCTACACCTTCGGCAACGTCGGGCGTTTCCTCCCGGACAACTTCGGCCCCGGTATGCACAACTGGGATGTTTCGATCCTGAAGAACTTCCCGATCGGGGAAAGCCTCCGGCTCCAGTTCCGCGGCGAGCTGTTCAACGCGTTCAACCTGGTGAACTTCCGGAACCCGGCGGCGGTGTTCGGCCAGCCGGCCTTCGGGCGCATCACGGCGGCGGACCCGGCGCGAATCATCCAGTTCGGGCTGAAGCTCTACTACTAGCAGCGCACCGTCCTGCGGCGCGAACACCTTCCCGCCGCAGCCCCACCTCCTTGCGGCGCAGCCGTGATTGGGCTCGGTTCGGCACCGGCCCTCTGCTTCCTGTCGCGCGACCGGCAGCTCGGGCGGGGCGACGTCTGTCGCCGCCCCCGTGGCGTCGCCCGCCGTTGTGGCCGACTGGCGCGGCGAAACCGCCCCGCCAAAAAGGAAACCGCGCGACCCGTTCGGCTTATCGCCTTGCGGAATCGCGCGGTGTGGGGAGGAGGAGAACCCCTGTTGATAAATCTTTCTTGCGGCTACACCCGTCGCCGGCGCCGCGTCCAGCCGATCACGAGCAGGCCCGCGCCGATGAGAGCGGCCGTTGCCGGCTCCGGAATTGGCGAAACGATGAACTCAGCGGAGTAGGTGCTTTCCTCGGTATGGCCAAGCACGTTGAGGAAGTCGGCCTGGATCTGCTCCGGCGTCCGTCCGACAATCTGCGTAGTGAACGCGCCATTCCAGTAGGAAATGGCTGCGGTGTTGTCGGTCACCGTACCGCGCGCGTTCAGGCTGATCGTCGTGTTGGCGCCGTTCCGTTCCAGAGTGAACGGTGATCCAACGAAGACCGAGCACGGGCCCAACTGGGTGCAGTCCGTGTTCGCCGAGCCTGGTCCGAGCGCCTCGAGGTCAAACACCAGACCCGGGGCAGAAACCGGAAAGACCATGAAGCCGGGAAGCGGTGGCAGTGCCACCAGGTCGAGAATTCGACCGGCGGCGCCCGTGCCGAGCGGTGTGCCCGCGTCGTAGGTTAGGGTGGTTCCGATGGACGTTCCGAACGTGCCGTCGGGGCCGCCCGGCGGGGTCCAGTCAACGAACGTCGCACCGACGATTACGCCTTCGAATCCCGACGTAATCTTCATTGTGCCGATCACTCCTCCAAAAACACCGGAAGAGCATAGCATCAGCAGTAGCGGGAGTGAGGCTAGCGATCCAAATCTTCTTTGCATAATAGTAGTCCTCCTCTAGACAGGGTACTCCTCAGACTGTAGTATACTACCGACAAGCGCCTTAGTACATAGCAAATTCAGATTCTAGTACTAATTATGGAGTTTTCCTCACTGGATTTGGGAGCCCATACTCCTCAAACTGACGCAGGAATTCCTCATCGCCGGGTCCTAGGTACCCGCATCATGGCCGCGGCAGCTCCCCTGAGCACCCATCCGGTTGTGGAGATCATGCAACGAATAGAAGGCAAGCCCCGACCGCCACGATATCTTGCGGTCCGTTTGAACTGTGAGGAGTCTGACGGTTGAACGGTCCGGTTCGGGACGAGTTCTTCCGGGTCCTAGGGTCATTGGGGGTATTCGATGACCCCCAAACGCTCCAGGCGGCCGCCTCCGCGACCTTCCAGACAGCCCAGGAAGTACCGCTGGTACTGCGGCCTGCGAACCGCGAAGAGGTCGAGCGCTGCGTCCTCGTGGCCAACCGGCTCGGGGTTCCGCTCTACCCCATCAGTACCGGCAAGAATTGGGGATACGGGTCGCGCGTGCCTCCCCGCACTGGCGCCATCCTCGTGGACCTCGGCCGCCTCAATCGCATCCTCGACTACAACGAGGAAAACGCCTATGTCGTTGTGGAGCCGGGCGTCACCCAGCGGCAACTGTACGAGTATCTCGCCGAGCGGGGTGGCAAGTTGTGGATGGATTGCAGCGGCGCCAGCCCCGATGCGAGCGTCGTGGCCAACGCACTCGAACGCGGCTTCGGCCACTCCCCCTACGCGGACCATTTCGCGCATGCCTGCCAGTTCGAAGTCGTGCTTGCCAACGGCTCCGTCATCGAAACCGGCCACGGCCGCTTCGGGGCGGCGTCGGCGCCGACGTACCGCTGGGGATCGGGGCCGGTGCTCGATGGCTTGTTTTCGCAATCGAACCTGGGAATCGTTACGCGCTGCTCACTCTGGCTGATGCCGAGGCCCGCACACTTCGAAGCATTCTTCTTCAGTTCCGATGATGACGGCGCTCTCGCCGCGATCGTCGATGCGCTACGCCCGTTGCGGCTCGACGGAACGCTCCGGAGCGGTGTCCACATCGGCAACGGCTACAAGGTGCTCTCCGGCCTGGGGCAGTATCCGTGGGAGGAAACCGGCGGGGCGACGCCCTTGAGCCCGGCCATCCTGCGGGACCTGGCGCGCCGCTACCAGTTCGGAGCCTGGAACGCGAGCGGAGCCATCTACGGAACGCGCGAACAGGTGGCCGTGACGCGCCGTCTGGTCCGCCGGGCGCTGCGAGGGAAGGTGCGCAAGCTGACCTTCGTCGACGAGCGGATGTTGCGGATGGCCGGCCGCGTAAAAGGCGCCGCGCGCCTGATTCTCCGCTGGGATCTCGACCGCATGCTCGAATTGGTGTGGCCCTTGTTCGGCCTGCTGCAGGGCGTTCCAACCGGTCAGCCGCTCCGTAGCGTCTACTGGCGGAAGCGCGCTCCTCCGCCCGCCGATATGGACCCGGACCGCGACCGGTGTGGGCTGCTCTGGTGCGCCCCTGTCGCGCCGCTGCGGGGGGAGCACGCCGTCAAACTCGCCTCCATCGCCACCGCCACGCTGCTCGAGCACGGCTTCGAGCCGCAAATTTCAATTACGCTGCTTACCGAGCGCACACTCGCGTGCATCGTATCGATCGGTTATGACCGGGACGTGCCCGGAGCCGACGAAGCGGCGCTGCGTTGCTACGTGGAGTTGTCGGAACGGCTGCGCGCCGCCGGGTATCACTTCTATCGCCTGGGAATCCAGGGAATGGAGTACGCTCGAAGCCAGGGAGCCTACGACGATCTCCTGCGAAAGCTGAAGCGCGCGCTCGATCCCAATGGCATCCTCGCGCCGGGGCGCTATCTGCCGGTCGATTAGCCGCGAGCCGGAATTTCTCCGACTAGCTCGCGGCCAGCAGCCGGTAGCCGTACGCCGGAACCATCGGCGTAACCGGAATCCGTACCGGCAGCGCGGGAGCGGCGACGATCTCGGCCGCCGCCAGGTCGCTGCAAAGAAGATCGAGGACGCTCGCGTAGCGCGGACTCGGCTGCTCGGAGTCGAACCGCAGGATCTCCATCTCGCAGTCGTACTTGGGGTCGAAGTAGCGCGGCAGCTCTTTCTCCCCGACCACCACCGATTGACCGCCGAGCCGCCGCAGGATCGACGCCGAGCAGTGGCGGACCGTGGCCGTGGTATAGGCGATGCAACCGCCCAGCAGGCGCGATAGGGCGAAGGTGGAAAGGGCCAGCCTTAGTGCTTCGGCGCGGCAGCGGTAAGCTTCTGTCACCGCCCATCCGCCCACTTCGGCCAACACGATTCCGCGGTCTTCCACCTCCCGGACGCTCTGTTCCAACGACGCCGCCAACACCGGATTCCACTGCGGTGATCGCGCCAGTTCACTGCGCCCCGCGCTGAGGTCGTGGAGCCTGGGGCTGCCGCCGAAGGCGCGGTATCGGGCGCACCCGATGATCTCACCCTCCGCGTCCACTCCCACTACATGCCAACTGTGTATGTCTTCGGATTGGATATGGCGTCCGTCGAAGCTGAGTTCGCCGGAATTGATGGCGCCGTCTTCGCAATAGATCCGGCCGCGGAAGCGTTGGACGTCACGGAGCCACTGTTCGCGGCTCGGCCCGTCACGAGTGACGAACCCGAAGGTCGGGTCGCTTCCCATGCTCGCCGGTGCGAGAACTACAAGTCGAGAACGGTTCGAATCACGTCGAATAGCCATAGAGCTGCATACTCCCTCGATCTGCCGACAAATGAGCAATCAAGTGGGCGCAGCAACCGGTCATTCGACTTAGGCGTCGAAACTTGCAGCGTCTTCAGGCAAGGAAAGATATAGTCTGCCTGCTCTTCACACCCTTCCCGATGGACACGGGAACGGTTCTTCCGTCGTGCTGAGCAGGTCGTTATTTTTCCGAGTTTTCCTTGCCCGTTTCTCTCCTGTTACCTTCTGTATCGGCAACCAGGAAACCACGCTTTACACCGGAGCTGAAAAATTCTCAAAGTCGGTTCACGGGCGGGCTCAGCGCGGGACCTGCGGGTCGGCTATGGTCCCGGACAAGCCGGACAGTCTGACCTAGCAATAACAGGACCAAACTCACCCACTCGTTCCTTTCAACGACTTGTGGGGACACCCATCCCGCCCTGGCGGTAAATTTTGCCGCCTTTGGGTCCACTGCGGTCAGCATTGTAAGAATTACATGGGCAAATTTTTATAGTACTGATACTAGAAGGGTTGTAGTACCTCGGATCCTCTAGGTCTAGAAATCCGCGTGTCCTGGGTACCTCGGGAACGGAATCACGTCGCGAATGTTGCTCATTCCCGTCAGATACATCATCATCCGCTCGAACCCAAGCCCGAACCCGGAATGTTCAACACCCCCGTACTTCCGCAGCTCCAAGTACCAGCGATACGCCTCCGGATCCGTCCCGTGCGTGGCGCATTGCTCCGCCACCTTCCGCTCCAACACCTCCAGGCGATCCTCTCTCTGGCTCCCCCCGATGATCTCGCCGATCCGCGGAGCCAACACATCCATCGCCCGCACCGTCCGCCCATCGTCGTTCTCGCGCATGTAGAACGCCTTGATCTCCTTCGGATACCCGGTCACCACCACCGGCTTCCTGAAAACCTCCTCGGTGAGGAACCGTTCGTGCTCGCTCTGCAGATCCGTCCCCCACCGCACCGGATACTCCCACTTCTTCTTCGCCCCGGTGATCAACTCCACCGCCTCGGTATACGTGATCTGCTCGAAGCGGTTGGCCACCACGTTCTCGAGCGTCGGGATGAGCTGCTTGTCGTAGAACTGCTGGAAGAACTCCAGGTCGCGCTGACAGTCACGCATCACCGCCTCGATGATGAACTTCAGGAAATCCTCGGCCAGCGCCTTGTCGCCGTCGAGGTCGCAGAACGCCATCTCCGGCTCGATCATCCAGAACTCCGCGAGATGGCGGGCCGTGTTGGAGTTCTCGGCGCGGAACGTCGGCCCAAACGTATAAACGTTGGTGAAGGCAAGCGCGAAGATCTCCGCCTCCAACTGCCCGCTCACCGTCAGATGCGACGGTCGCCCGAAGAAGTCCTGCCCGAAATCCACTTCTCCCCCGCCGTCGCGCGGCGGAGCGCCGATGTCGAACGTCGTCACCTGGAACATCTGCCCCGCGCCCTCGGCGTCCGACGCCGTGATGATCGGCGAATGGACCAGCATGAACCCGCGGCTCTGGAAGAACTCGTGGACGGCGAACGCCAACCGGTTGCGAACCCGGAACACCGCGCCGAACGTATTGGTACGGGTCCGGAAGTGCGCGATCTCACGCAGCGTCTCCAGGTTCATCCGCTTCTTCTGGAGATAGTACGTAGCCGGATCGGCCGCGCCGTGCACCGCCAGGCGGCTCACCTTGAGGTCTGTTGGCTGCTCCTTCCCGGCCGAGGGCACGATCACTCCGCTCGCCTCCACGCACGCCCCGGTGGTCACCTGCGCCATCGTCGCCTCGTCGATCGCGTCCTTCTCCACCAGAAGCTGCAGATCCGCGAACGAAGACCCGTCGCTCACCTTCACGAAATAGTGCGCCGGAAACTCCGTGCGCGTCTTCACCCAACCCCGTGCCGTTGCCTCCGCGCCCGGCGCCAGTGCAAGGATGTCACGGACGTACCCGCCTTTTTCGACCATATCTCCTATTATTGGCTCACCGCCGCGCCAACAAGCTAAACTGATTGCATCAGGAGAGATAACACCACCATGACCGGTACCCTGCCGGCCGCCGCGCCGCTTTCGCGCGACAAGATCCTCAACCCCGCCAACCTCGCCGCGCTCGACGACCTCGTGCCCGATCAGCCGCTGCTCGTACTGCTCGCGGCCGGTAAGGGGACCCGCTTCGGCTCCGACCCCAAGTGCATCCAGCTTGTGCACGGTACGCCGCTCGCGCGCCACTCGATCGACGAGTTCCACCGCTCCAACGACGCGCCGTCGGATCCGCCCGCTGTCGTCATCGTCGGCTACAAGCACGCGGAAGTCTCCACCGCCCTCGGCGCCGACAACGTCTATGTGCTTTCGGCGAACCCCGCCGGCGGCACCGCCTTCGCCGCCTGGGAGGCCTTCTCCGTCCCCGCGCTCCTCGAGAAAGACCCGCTGCTGATCGTCAGCATGGGCGACCGGATCGTTCCCGCCTCCATCTACCGCCGCTTGTGCGAAACGCATCGCAACGGCGGGGCCGAGGCGGCGGTGACGTTTCTTTCCGCCGTCTACGAGCCGCCCAAGAATCGCGGCAAGGGGCGCGTGCTGCGCGACCGCGACGGCCGCGTCATCCGCATCCTCGAAGAACGCGACGCGCTCCTCGAGCCGGATCCCGTTCACCGCCAACGCCTCCTCGATCTCACCGAGGGTAACTGCCCCCTCTACGTCATCCGCGCCTCCACCCTCTACCGCCTGCTGCGCGGCGTCACCAACGACAACGCCCAATCGCAGTTCTACCTCACCGACGTCGTCCAGGCGCTGGCCGCGCAAGGCAAGGACGTCCGCACCGTCACCACCACCGTCGCCGACCCGGAGTACGACCTGCTCTGCTCCGATGTCACCCAGCCGATGGATCTCGCCCTGCTCGAAGGCATCCTCTCGTCCTCGCGCGGACTCCTGTTCCCCGATGAAATGGAAGTGGAGCACGCCGCCCGCGCGATTTGCGACGGGCGCCCTCCCGCCCAGGTGGCCGCCATCGCGCGTCAGTTGAGCGAACTCGCCTCCGCCGCAGTGCGCGAGAAGCTCGGGTTTCATCCCAGCCGCCCCCTCGCCATCGGCGTCTCCGGCGGGCGCCTCCGCATCGCGTTCATGCATCCCGACATGGCTCGCTTCTTCGGACCCGCCTGGCAGATGCCCATCGGCGCCGGATCGCCATCCGGGGACGAGCAGATCGTCGTCATTACGCAAGGCGCCTCCGACGGGCGCATTCATCTCTTCCCGGTGAACCCGAAATACCGCGAATCGATCAACTCCGTGCCCTCCGATTTCGAGCCGATGTATCCCGGCGATGACATCTCCGGCGTCCACGCCTACGAAGGCTTCGGCACGCGCATGAGCGAGAGCCTGCTGCTTTCGCTAGGCTACTTCAGCGATGAGGAGGTGGCGCGCCGCAAGGAAGCCGGGCTCCCGCTCCCGCCTCCGTCGCTCTGGGTCGGCAACAGCATGCGGCGGCCGTTCGCGCTGGTGGGCAACGCCATCGCCTCCATGCGCACCCTGCGTACCGGTTCCATCGGCGCCCGAATCCAGGATCATCTCGGCCGCGAGAGCTTCCGCGGCTTGCGCCTCGTCTCGAGCGGCGCCATTCCCGAAGGCGGCTTCTCGAGTTCGTCCGCCCTCACTGTCGCTACGAAGAACGCCATCAACGCACTCTACGGTCTCGGCATCTCGGCCGACCTGCTCGTCCACCTCGCCTGCCAGGCCGAGTACGGCACCGGAGTCCGCGCTGGTTCGCTCGACCAGGCCACCGAACAGAAGGGCCGCACCGGCGAGGGAACGCTCATCTCGTCCAATCCGCGCGAAAACTACCGGATTCTCGGAACGTTCCCCGTGCCGGCCGGCCGCATCGCGATTCTCTTCCCGTACTCGGTGGAGCGGGACCGCAACGCGTGGCGCTGGTCCGGCGGCGTCTATTCGGAGACCATCGCCGGCGAGGCCGGGGGAACCACCGGCGAGATGCGCAAGATGACCGGCAAGGCCGCCGAGATCGCGGCGCTGCTCACTCGCCTCCCGGTGGATACGGACTTCTTCAAGGCCGTGGAAGACGATCTCCTCGAAGACGGGCTCCTGTCGCCGGCCAATCGCCGCGCGACGGCCGGCCTGCTGGCCCGCCTGCCGCTACGCGTCTCGCGCGAACGCCTGCGCGAGCTTGCCCTCGGTAACGCCGAATGGTACGCCGCGCAGTTGAATGAGCCTTCAGCCGCCGCCTCGGCGGCGATCGAAACGCTGTTCGCCGGCTGGCGCGATCCCGTGCTGCGGCGCGCACTTCCCGACGGCAAGACGGTCGCTGAGCGCGGCGTGCCCCTCCGTGCGATGGTGGCGTATCTTTTCGCCGAGGTGGCGAAAAACTTCTTTCTCATTCATCACCCCGAACGCTGGATCGAGATGGTGGCGCTCTCGCAGCTCGGCGATACCTGTTACCGGATCGATCCGGAACGCTTGCCGACGCGCGAGGACATGGAAGGCGAGTTCGCGTGGGACGCCGGCGTGGAAGGTCCCACCCGCCTGAGCGCCTGGCTGGACCGTGCCGGAGCCCAGCCCTACGATTTCAATCGCGGACTCGATGACGCCGCTCTTAGCGCAGCGGAGCCGCCCGAATTCCACCAACTCGAAGGCGGGAACTTCTTCCGCGGTCTGGCGCTGATCGACTTGGCCGGCGCCATGCTCACCCGGGCGTTCGGGCGCGCCGCCGTCGCTATACGCGTGAACGCCGCCGGACAAGGGGACTTCTTCCAGGTCCACGTGGACCGCTCACTCGCCGATCCGGACGAGGTGAAGCGATTCCTCCAGGCTGCCTTCTACCGCCGCTTCGGACTGGCCCCTTCGCCTGCTTTTGTGGAGCCGCATTCCGGCGGCGGGGCCTGCGGCGTCCGGCTCAGCCGGTACTCGGCGTTGCCCCAACTCATCCGGCGCTTGCAGCGCGAATCGCCTTCACAAATCTTTACCGGCTCTGCTTCCGGCGCATCGTCTTCTTAGCCGATGACCAAATCACTTCTCCTCGCTCTGGCGGTCTCAGCCGCCTCCCTCGCCGCTGCCGACGTCAATGGCAAGTGGACCGCAACCATCGAATCTCCCCGCGGCGAAATGAAAATGGATTTCGACTTCAAAGCCGACGGCGAGAAACTCACCGGAACCATCGCCAATGCAATGATGGGCTCCTCCGACATCCAGGACGGCAAGATCGACGGCGACAATATCGAGTTCAAACAGGCCGTACAATTCGGCGACCGAGAAATGAAGTTCCTCTACACCGGCAAGGTCTCCGGCGACGAGATCACGTTCACCCGCAAGATGGACGGTGGCGGCTTCGGCGGCGGAGCCGGGCAGGGAAAAGGCGGCGGCAAGGGCGGCCGGAAGGGCGGCATGGGCGGACCGCGGGAGTTCAAGGCCACACGGGCAAAGTAGGAAGCGCGAAGGCGCCGGAGCCTTTCCCCGAGCATAGTGCGTCAAAAGCGCAAAGGCCGCTCCGGCGCGACGCGAAACGAGCAGAAACCCGCCGAGCATCCCGAGCCGGAGCGAGTCCGTTTTGCGCGAGTTCCTGAGGAGAAACCCGGACTTCCCGGCGCGCCAATTGTGGGGCGGGATTCATCCTGATGCGGGCTTTCAGGCCCGCCATTGGCTGCTTCATGAACCGGCGCCGTTCCCTATGTGTCACCCTACCGCCGCGAAAGTTACCCGCGTGCGTGGCGGCTTCTCGAGCGCTTTGCCGTTACTCTCGCCATACGGATAGACGAAGAAATTCAGCGGCTCTCCCTTTTGAGGCGGAGTAAGCACGATATCCCGCCCCCGCGTAAACTCCACGCGGTTCTCATCCAGCGCCCCGAAGAAATAGTTGCGGCGGCTCGGGTCTTTGGCCGCCTCCGAGGCGTCCACCGGGATCCAGCCGGAGCCTTCGGCGTAGAACTCCGCCCAGCAGTGATATCCGGCGATCTCGCCGGAACGGGCCGCCGGCGGCAGCGGCATCCCGATGACAAACTGCGCTGGAATGCCCAGCGCCCGGGCGTAGCCGATAAAGATGGCGTGAAAGTCAGAACAGTTGCCCCGCCGTGTGTCGCACGCGTAGTAAATGTCGCCCCGGCCCCAGCCCTTGCCGGACTTGTCGTACTTCACGGTCTTCACCACATGCTCGTAAATCGCGCGCGCCTTCTCGAGGTCGGTTCGGGCGCGGGCCCTGCCCACCACCGCTTGCGCCCACGCGCGAATCTTCCCGTCGAGCGGAACCAGCCGCGCCGGACCCAGGCAGCACGACGGGGCCGCCGCGCCGGCCGAGCCGCCTGTCCCTCGCCGTTCCCTGCGCGTTACCGTGAAACTCATCTCCACCTGGCTGTTCCCGGCGAGTTGCGTGAACAGGTAGCGATTTCCCCGCTCGCCCATGTGCAGCTCCGGTTGCGCCAGCCCCAGGAATCGGAGGTCCATCACTTCTTGGTTCTCATCGGTTTGCGGAACCGGCAGCCACAGAGACACAGTCGACTTCGGGTCGCTTTCCAGCTCCACCTCGTAACGCACCGACACGGTGCGCTCCGGCCGCTCGATCTTGGTTGCTGAGAGCGTCGGGCCGGCCAACGCCGCCAGCCCGATCATTCCGCGCCGGCTGAGTGTCATCGTTTCCCGGCCAGCCGGCTGCACGCCGTATAGGCGCCCGAGATGTCGATGGCGGCCGTTCCCTCCTCAATGTGTTGGATCCGGCCTTCCTTGTCGATCACGAACGTCGTCCGGTTGGCGATGCCCCGGTCCGCCATCAACACGCCGTAGTCCTTGGATACCTGGCGCGTGGTGAAGTCGCTCAGCATTGGGAAGGTCACCTCCAGCGACTCAGCGAACTTCCGCTGCGACGGTGTGTTGTCGGTGCTCACTCCGAATACCTGCGTATCGGCCCCGTCGAACTTCGAAAGGCCCAATTGGTAGGCCTGCATCTCCTTCGTGCAGCCTCCGGTGAAGGCGGCCGGATAGAAGGCGAGCACAACGTTCTTCTTGCCTTGGAAGTCGGATAGCTTCACGGCCTTTCCGGCAGTCGACGGCAAAGTGAAATCGGGAGCCTTGTCGCCGGTCTTGAGGTGGGTTTTCGGGGGGGCCTGCGCCGGTGCACTGACGGCGAAGACGAGGATGGCTGCTGCGGTGATGAGGGGTTTCATGCTTCACTCCTGTTCGGGTCGATCGGAATGCGGAAAAGGGAGGAAGACAGGAGGGAGCAACTGGGATCCGGGCGGCGCCTGCCGCCGGCGAACGTTCCTACGGCTCTCCGGGGAACTGCGTTCGCCTGGCTGTCTGCGGCGGCGCTGACCAGCGCCGTGGTGGCCGGCCCAGT
This DNA window, taken from Bryobacteraceae bacterium, encodes the following:
- a CDS encoding FAD-binding oxidoreductase; its protein translation is MNGPVRDEFFRVLGSLGVFDDPQTLQAAASATFQTAQEVPLVLRPANREEVERCVLVANRLGVPLYPISTGKNWGYGSRVPPRTGAILVDLGRLNRILDYNEENAYVVVEPGVTQRQLYEYLAERGGKLWMDCSGASPDASVVANALERGFGHSPYADHFAHACQFEVVLANGSVIETGHGRFGAASAPTYRWGSGPVLDGLFSQSNLGIVTRCSLWLMPRPAHFEAFFFSSDDDGALAAIVDALRPLRLDGTLRSGVHIGNGYKVLSGLGQYPWEETGGATPLSPAILRDLARRYQFGAWNASGAIYGTREQVAVTRRLVRRALRGKVRKLTFVDERMLRMAGRVKGAARLILRWDLDRMLELVWPLFGLLQGVPTGQPLRSVYWRKRAPPPADMDPDRDRCGLLWCAPVAPLRGEHAVKLASIATATLLEHGFEPQISITLLTERTLACIVSIGYDRDVPGADEAALRCYVELSERLRAAGYHFYRLGIQGMEYARSQGAYDDLLRKLKRALDPNGILAPGRYLPVD
- a CDS encoding NTP transferase domain-containing protein, which codes for MTGTLPAAAPLSRDKILNPANLAALDDLVPDQPLLVLLAAGKGTRFGSDPKCIQLVHGTPLARHSIDEFHRSNDAPSDPPAVVIVGYKHAEVSTALGADNVYVLSANPAGGTAFAAWEAFSVPALLEKDPLLIVSMGDRIVPASIYRRLCETHRNGGAEAAVTFLSAVYEPPKNRGKGRVLRDRDGRVIRILEERDALLEPDPVHRQRLLDLTEGNCPLYVIRASTLYRLLRGVTNDNAQSQFYLTDVVQALAAQGKDVRTVTTTVADPEYDLLCSDVTQPMDLALLEGILSSSRGLLFPDEMEVEHAARAICDGRPPAQVAAIARQLSELASAAVREKLGFHPSRPLAIGVSGGRLRIAFMHPDMARFFGPAWQMPIGAGSPSGDEQIVVITQGASDGRIHLFPVNPKYRESINSVPSDFEPMYPGDDISGVHAYEGFGTRMSESLLLSLGYFSDEEVARRKEAGLPLPPPSLWVGNSMRRPFALVGNAIASMRTLRTGSIGARIQDHLGRESFRGLRLVSSGAIPEGGFSSSSALTVATKNAINALYGLGISADLLVHLACQAEYGTGVRAGSLDQATEQKGRTGEGTLISSNPRENYRILGTFPVPAGRIAILFPYSVERDRNAWRWSGGVYSETIAGEAGGTTGEMRKMTGKAAEIAALLTRLPVDTDFFKAVEDDLLEDGLLSPANRRATAGLLARLPLRVSRERLRELALGNAEWYAAQLNEPSAAASAAIETLFAGWRDPVLRRALPDGKTVAERGVPLRAMVAYLFAEVAKNFFLIHHPERWIEMVALSQLGDTCYRIDPERLPTREDMEGEFAWDAGVEGPTRLSAWLDRAGAQPYDFNRGLDDAALSAAEPPEFHQLEGGNFFRGLALIDLAGAMLTRAFGRAAVAIRVNAAGQGDFFQVHVDRSLADPDEVKRFLQAAFYRRFGLAPSPAFVEPHSGGGACGVRLSRYSALPQLIRRLQRESPSQIFTGSASGASSS
- the asnS gene encoding asparagine--tRNA ligase — its product is MVEKGGYVRDILALAPGAEATARGWVKTRTEFPAHYFVKVSDGSSFADLQLLVEKDAIDEATMAQVTTGACVEASGVIVPSAGKEQPTDLKVSRLAVHGAADPATYYLQKKRMNLETLREIAHFRTRTNTFGAVFRVRNRLAFAVHEFFQSRGFMLVHSPIITASDAEGAGQMFQVTTFDIGAPPRDGGGEVDFGQDFFGRPSHLTVSGQLEAEIFALAFTNVYTFGPTFRAENSNTARHLAEFWMIEPEMAFCDLDGDKALAEDFLKFIIEAVMRDCQRDLEFFQQFYDKQLIPTLENVVANRFEQITYTEAVELITGAKKKWEYPVRWGTDLQSEHERFLTEEVFRKPVVVTGYPKEIKAFYMRENDDGRTVRAMDVLAPRIGEIIGGSQREDRLEVLERKVAEQCATHGTDPEAYRWYLELRKYGGVEHSGFGLGFERMMMYLTGMSNIRDVIPFPRYPGHADF
- a CDS encoding transglutaminase-like domain-containing protein; translation: MTLSRRGMIGLAALAGPTLSATKIERPERTVSVRYEVELESDPKSTVSLWLPVPQTDENQEVMDLRFLGLAQPELHMGERGNRYLFTQLAGNSQVEMSFTVTRRERRGTGGSAGAAAPSCCLGPARLVPLDGKIRAWAQAVVGRARARTDLEKARAIYEHVVKTVKYDKSGKGWGRGDIYYACDTRRGNCSDFHAIFIGYARALGIPAQFVIGMPLPPAARSGEIAGYHCWAEFYAEGSGWIPVDASEAAKDPSRRNYFFGALDENRVEFTRGRDIVLTPPQKGEPLNFFVYPYGESNGKALEKPPRTRVTFAAVG
- a CDS encoding PEP-CTERM sorting domain-containing protein (PEP-CTERM proteins occur, often in large numbers, in the proteomes of bacteria that also encode an exosortase, a predicted intramembrane cysteine proteinase. The presence of a PEP-CTERM domain at a protein's C-terminus predicts cleavage within the sorting domain, followed by covalent anchoring to some some component of the (usually Gram-negative) cell surface. Many PEP-CTERM proteins exhibit an unusual sequence composition that includes large numbers of potential glycosylation sites. Expression of one such protein has been shown restore the ability of a bacterium to form floc, a type of biofilm.); this translates as MKITSGFEGVIVGATFVDWTPPGGPDGTFGTSIGTTLTYDAGTPLGTGAAGRILDLVALPPLPGFMVFPVSAPGLVFDLEALGPGSANTDCTQLGPCSVFVGSPFTLERNGANTTISLNARGTVTDNTAAISYWNGAFTTQIVGRTPEQIQADFLNVLGHTEESTYSAEFIVSPIPEPATAALIGAGLLVIGWTRRRRRV
- a CDS encoding redoxin domain-containing protein yields the protein MKPLITAAAILVFAVSAPAQAPPKTHLKTGDKAPDFTLPSTAGKAVKLSDFQGKKNVVLAFYPAAFTGGCTKEMQAYQLGLSKFDGADTQVFGVSTDNTPSQRKFAESLEVTFPMLSDFTTRQVSKDYGVLMADRGIANRTTFVIDKEGRIQHIEEGTAAIDISGAYTACSRLAGKR